From one Lolium rigidum isolate FL_2022 chromosome 4, APGP_CSIRO_Lrig_0.1, whole genome shotgun sequence genomic stretch:
- the LOC124708269 gene encoding uncharacterized protein At1g08160-like, giving the protein MPATGRRSRRVAVLRCIIAALVVTVLLAGLAVLVFWLVVRPKPIEYTVTGALVKHFNITAPPAAALNATFYLTLAAANPNRRVSMRYESLELYVHYGEGEGAPQLAIADVPGFHQPSRNETRLEVRAVARAAPVADRAARELEHDRSAGQVAVEVRVSARVCFEVGRVRSRHYDMRAVCSPVVIGLSPKSARSFPSVPCDVAIS; this is encoded by the coding sequence ATGCCGGCCACCGGTCGCCGCTCCAGGCGGGTAGCCGTCCTACGCTGCATCATCGCCGCGCTGGTCGTCACCGTGCTCCTTGCCGGCCTCGCCGTGCTCGTCTTCTGGCtcgttgtccggcccaagcccatcGAGTACACCGTCACAGGCGCCCTCGTCAAGCACTTCAACATCacggcgccgcccgccgccgcgctcAACGCCACCTTCTACCTCACCCTCGCGGCGGCCAACCCGAACCGGCGCGTGTCCATGCGCTACGAGTCGCTGGAGCTGTACGTGCACTACGGCGAGGGCGAGGGGGCGCCGCAGCTGGCGATCGCCGACGTGCCGGGCTTCCACCAGCCTAGCCGGAACGAGACGCGCCTCGAGGTGCGCGCTGTCGCGCGGGCGGCGCCGGTGGCCGACCGGGCCGCGCGGGAGCTCGAGCACGACCGCTCCGCCGGCCAGGTGGCCGTGGAGGTGCGCGTGAGCGCGCGCGTCTGCTTCGAGGTCGGCCGCGTCAGGTCCAGGCACTACGACATGCGGGCTGTCTGCTCGCCGGTGGTCATCGGCTTGTCGCCCAAGTCGGCGCGGTCCTTCCCGAGCGTGCCGTGCGACGTCGCCATTTCGTGA